Proteins encoded in a region of the Prochlorococcus marinus CUG1416 genome:
- a CDS encoding TerC family protein, with protein MDSAAINSFIPTLDQVDSWYEIFTLLPILIALELLLSADNAVALASLTKSLDSSELRSRALNIGITISLLFRIILIILSNVLLKFIFIRVFAGFYLIYLFFSNVFFNSEIENAENGTDNNKNNFKFLRVVALLSITDFAFSIDSITTAVAISDQYILIIFGAVIGVLALRFTSGIFLKLLDIFSRLETAGYVAILIVGIKLLINTLIKESILPDYYFYILILFAFIWGFSKKRI; from the coding sequence CCACACTAGATCAAGTAGACAGTTGGTACGAAATCTTTACACTTTTACCAATATTAATTGCACTAGAGTTATTATTATCGGCTGATAATGCTGTCGCACTAGCTTCTCTTACTAAATCCCTCGACAGTTCGGAATTAAGGTCAAGAGCCTTAAATATTGGTATTACAATATCTTTATTATTTAGAATTATTCTCATCATTTTATCTAATGTTCTTCTCAAGTTTATTTTTATTAGGGTTTTTGCTGGTTTTTATTTAATATATTTATTCTTCTCTAATGTTTTTTTTAATTCTGAAATAGAAAATGCCGAAAATGGCACAGATAATAATAAAAATAATTTTAAGTTCTTAAGGGTTGTAGCACTTCTCTCAATTACTGATTTTGCATTTTCCATAGACAGTATCACTACTGCAGTAGCTATCAGCGATCAATACATATTAATAATATTTGGAGCAGTAATTGGAGTATTAGCCTTAAGATTTACATCGGGGATTTTTCTAAAACTTCTGGATATATTTTCTAGATTAGAAACAGCAGGTTACGTAGCAATTTTAATTGTTGGGATTAAACTTTTAATAAATACGTTAATTAAAGAATCTATTCTTCCAGACTATTATTTTTATATTTTGATTCTTTTTGCTTTCATTTGGGGATTCTCTAAAAAGAGAATTTAA